From the Treponema sp. J25 genome, one window contains:
- a CDS encoding potassium transporter TrkG, with the protein MKSNTASDAWNLVFFFLLLIGIGTALLLLPGLALRNKSTLSFVDALFTITSAVCVTGLVTVDTSRFSLYGQLVILLFIQLGGLGIITFTSIQMIIPGARLPLRRLNTVKSYFIEGVEYRPERILKTILLYTLVIESGGAFFLALLFRAAGEKNWMYAGIFHAISAFCNAGFSLFPDSLTRFRNNPFILGVVMFLIISGGLGFIVLQDIMQRLKGKKRYLSYHSKVVLGMTLLFIAGGTGLFYLLEYPRGITLLEALFQSITPRTAGFDARPQVMYSTPSKILTIFYMFIGAGPGSIAGGIKLTTVFVIALLIGRKPDSQGDIIFRHHRIPANTLHNAMTYFLKALLLLMANILLLSIIEGPRGLDFDGIVFEVVSAFGTVGLSLGITSQLSDMGKLVIICTMFAGRLGLVAMAFPKRKQKEYPISYPVGQVLLG; encoded by the coding sequence ATGAAATCAAACACCGCTTCTGATGCCTGGAATCTCGTGTTCTTTTTTCTGCTCCTCATCGGAATAGGAACCGCTCTCCTTCTTTTACCAGGCCTCGCCTTACGGAACAAAAGCACCCTTTCTTTTGTGGACGCCCTTTTCACGATTACCAGTGCGGTGTGTGTAACCGGCCTCGTTACAGTGGATACTTCTCGGTTCTCTTTGTACGGCCAACTGGTAATTCTTCTTTTTATTCAACTGGGTGGGCTCGGAATTATAACCTTTACCTCAATTCAGATGATTATCCCCGGAGCCCGGTTACCCTTACGACGACTGAACACCGTAAAAAGCTACTTTATCGAAGGCGTAGAATATCGGCCGGAACGAATTCTAAAAACGATTCTACTCTATACTCTGGTCATCGAAAGCGGGGGTGCCTTTTTTTTGGCCCTTCTTTTTCGCGCTGCCGGAGAAAAAAACTGGATGTATGCGGGGATTTTCCACGCCATCTCCGCCTTTTGCAACGCTGGATTTAGCCTCTTCCCCGACAGCCTTACCCGATTTCGAAACAACCCTTTCATTTTGGGGGTTGTTATGTTTCTTATTATTAGCGGCGGCCTTGGTTTTATCGTTCTTCAGGACATTATGCAACGGTTAAAAGGTAAAAAGCGCTATCTTAGCTATCACAGCAAGGTTGTCTTGGGCATGACGCTTCTTTTCATAGCAGGGGGAACGGGTCTGTTTTACCTTTTAGAATACCCCCGGGGCATAACCTTGTTAGAAGCACTCTTTCAATCCATCACCCCCCGTACGGCGGGTTTTGATGCAAGACCCCAGGTGATGTACTCAACCCCTTCAAAAATACTCACCATCTTTTATATGTTTATTGGGGCAGGGCCCGGCTCTATCGCCGGCGGTATTAAGCTTACCACGGTATTCGTAATAGCGCTCCTCATTGGTCGCAAACCCGATTCCCAGGGAGACATCATATTCCGCCATCATCGAATTCCTGCAAACACCCTTCACAATGCGATGACCTATTTTTTAAAGGCCCTTTTGCTTCTGATGGCGAACATCCTGCTATTGAGTATCATCGAAGGGCCCCGAGGACTTGATTTTGATGGCATTGTGTTCGAAGTTGTTTCAGCCTTTGGGACCGTAGGACTTTCTCTGGGAATCACAAGTCAATTAAGCGACATGGGAAAACTGGTAATTATCTGTACCATGTTCGCTGGTCGTCTTGGCCTTGTAGCCATGGCCTTTCCTAAAAGGAAACAAAAGGAATATCCTATCAGTTATCCCGTTGGACAGGTATTACTAGGATAG
- a CDS encoding TrkA family potassium uptake protein translates to MKRIAILGLDYFGRTLLEEIADLEVEIILIDRNRELIDEYSNMVSAAIVMDIVNGENLKKILPEKIDAVVIDMGDSLEASILATSYCKKLGIPLIVARAETEAHGEILSIVGAHRIIFPNKEAAKRVAPLIISDTLLNYLPVSDELAIAEVEIPESFTGKNVLELDFRKRYNLNLIALKNEKGQFGFFTDPDYRFQKGDIALVVGAPQSIESFTGVLKKEVRPSVGRIFKKFFGNKK, encoded by the coding sequence ATGAAACGAATAGCTATTTTGGGACTAGACTATTTTGGAAGAACCCTTTTAGAAGAAATAGCAGATTTAGAGGTAGAAATAATTCTCATTGATAGGAATCGCGAATTAATCGATGAATATAGCAACATGGTTTCTGCTGCGATTGTTATGGATATCGTAAACGGAGAAAATCTAAAAAAAATCCTCCCAGAGAAAATTGATGCGGTGGTCATCGATATGGGAGATAGCCTGGAAGCTTCGATTTTAGCTACCAGCTACTGTAAAAAATTGGGGATCCCCCTTATCGTTGCCCGGGCAGAAACAGAGGCCCATGGAGAAATCCTGAGTATTGTAGGAGCCCACCGTATCATTTTCCCGAATAAAGAAGCGGCTAAACGGGTAGCACCTCTTATAATCTCAGATACGCTTTTAAATTATTTACCGGTGAGCGATGAATTAGCTATTGCAGAAGTAGAAATCCCTGAGAGTTTTACAGGGAAAAATGTTTTAGAGCTAGATTTTAGGAAAAGATATAATTTGAACCTTATTGCTCTTAAAAATGAAAAAGGTCAATTTGGCTTCTTTACCGACCCTGATTATCGCTTTCAGAAGGGGGATATTGCTCTCGTCGTAGGGGCACCCCAATCTATTGAATCTTTTACCGGCGTACTGAAAAAAGAAGTCCGCCCTTCAGTGGGCCGCATCTTTAAAAAATTCTTTGGAAACAAGAAATGA
- a CDS encoding sigma 54-interacting transcriptional regulator → MTVNNDISVSSENTKNTESPLVVPLLTPERTMEIVLQALGELIEYELAVVLSLEDYKQLRVRKAVGPLYTPRLEGYTIPLSHRRDLQEILEQKEPHLFDESAEHLDTYYDILDLPEGHSCLVAPLYVDSQPVGLLTLDHRQCGKFTPGIVRFVRTISKLISVSMVQSDTSRVFYSKVQNLLHERNRLLQGNTDIFKDLVGSSTAWQRVLDMIRLVAATEVPVLLLGETGTGKEQVARKIHQLSAVADGPFVTMNCSALAPTLAESELFGHEKGAFSGAVAQRRGRFEMAHGGSLFLDEVGDLPLELQPKLLRVLQEGTFERLGGERTISVKVRIIAATNVSLEKALAEGRFREDLYYRLNVFPIILPPLRERDQDAVLLADYFVSLIRKRTGFEKLRLSPAALEYILAQSWPGNVRQLRNAIERVAILARGGLIEPLHLTVENPSVFPSRFSKEAETRGNQASLTGKKEPTAFGPDIGSGKEGPQETSGTPSVLPTPSYEPKTVSPLDEALRAHILQALKASGGKIYGRGGAAEILGLKPSTLQSKMKKLGIHTYEIKHRF, encoded by the coding sequence ATGACGGTGAACAACGATATTTCAGTTTCATCAGAAAACACCAAAAACACAGAGAGTCCCCTAGTGGTGCCGCTCCTTACCCCAGAACGAACCATGGAAATCGTTCTCCAAGCCCTGGGGGAACTCATTGAATATGAGCTGGCGGTGGTCTTAAGTCTTGAAGACTACAAACAATTACGGGTCCGCAAGGCAGTAGGCCCCCTCTACACCCCCCGTTTAGAGGGATATACCATTCCCCTTTCTCACCGACGGGACCTCCAGGAGATCCTGGAACAAAAAGAGCCCCACCTGTTCGACGAAAGCGCAGAACATCTTGATACCTATTACGACATTCTTGATCTTCCTGAAGGGCATTCCTGTTTGGTGGCTCCCCTCTATGTGGACAGCCAACCGGTAGGCTTACTTACGCTGGATCATCGCCAGTGCGGCAAATTTACTCCGGGCATAGTTCGTTTTGTTCGAACCATTTCAAAGCTCATTTCAGTTTCCATGGTGCAATCCGATACCTCCCGGGTCTTTTACAGCAAAGTACAGAACCTACTTCATGAACGGAACCGCCTGCTTCAAGGAAACACGGACATATTTAAAGATCTGGTCGGAAGTTCCACCGCCTGGCAACGGGTGCTCGATATGATTCGCCTGGTGGCAGCCACGGAAGTTCCCGTCCTTTTGCTCGGAGAAACCGGCACAGGGAAAGAACAGGTGGCTCGAAAAATCCATCAACTCTCGGCGGTAGCGGATGGCCCCTTTGTAACGATGAATTGTTCCGCCCTGGCCCCAACCCTGGCGGAAAGCGAACTATTCGGCCATGAAAAGGGAGCCTTTTCCGGTGCCGTGGCCCAGCGACGGGGACGCTTTGAAATGGCCCATGGGGGCAGCCTTTTTCTGGATGAAGTGGGAGATCTCCCCCTCGAATTACAACCTAAATTATTGCGGGTCCTGCAGGAAGGAACCTTTGAACGATTGGGAGGGGAACGAACTATTTCGGTAAAAGTACGGATCATCGCAGCCACAAATGTATCCCTTGAAAAAGCCCTCGCAGAGGGCCGATTCCGGGAAGATCTCTATTACCGCCTTAATGTATTCCCTATTATATTACCCCCCCTGCGGGAACGCGACCAGGATGCGGTTTTACTGGCCGATTATTTTGTCTCCCTTATCAGAAAACGAACGGGCTTCGAAAAACTTCGGTTATCTCCCGCTGCGCTGGAATACATCTTAGCCCAGAGTTGGCCTGGAAATGTCCGCCAGTTACGAAACGCCATTGAACGGGTAGCCATTCTTGCCAGGGGAGGACTCATAGAACCTCTTCACCTGACCGTAGAGAATCCTTCTGTTTTCCCTTCACGGTTCTCAAAGGAGGCAGAAACCCGTGGAAACCAAGCCTCTCTCACAGGAAAAAAGGAACCCACCGCGTTCGGTCCAGACATTGGATCAGGAAAAGAAGGACCACAGGAAACATCTGGCACTCCTTCAGTCCTACCGACACCCTCTTACGAACCCAAAACAGTGTCTCCTCTCGATGAAGCCCTGAGGGCCCATATTCTCCAGGCCCTCAAAGCGAGTGGCGGGAAAATTTACGGCAGAGGTGGCGCGGCGGAGATCCTCGGATTGAAACCCAGCACCCTCCAGAGTAAAATGAAAAAACTAGGGATCCACACCTATGAAATCAAACACCGCTTCTGA
- a CDS encoding GNAT family N-acetyltransferase: protein MYYLEEIPAYLIDARDEPDGVIDYLIATSSEEEFCICPTINAEYLKKLIYSGFLIMSMQGQIQTPEGDKDHIFFIPKIHYLRSVLHWENLHITRTTRRLLKKYRLTTEVPLRTIMDLCVETHGSDWLTPPLLDMLENLGAEKNHHQLSMMAFGLYRGNELVAGEFGSRVGKIYTSYSGFYRENSAGTVQMVLTARYLQDQGFAFWDLGMPLPYKDSLGAINITRDEFVELFRRYRNA from the coding sequence ATGTATTACCTGGAAGAAATTCCCGCCTATCTTATCGATGCTCGAGATGAACCCGATGGGGTCATAGATTACCTTATCGCCACCTCTTCTGAGGAGGAATTCTGCATATGTCCTACCATAAATGCGGAGTATCTAAAAAAACTTATCTATAGCGGATTCCTTATCATGTCCATGCAAGGACAAATACAAACTCCCGAGGGAGATAAGGATCACATCTTTTTTATTCCCAAGATCCATTACCTCCGGTCTGTGTTACATTGGGAGAACCTGCATATTACCCGGACGACCCGTCGTCTCCTCAAAAAATACAGGTTAACCACCGAGGTGCCGCTCCGCACCATTATGGACCTCTGTGTAGAAACCCATGGATCTGACTGGCTTACCCCCCCACTCCTCGATATGTTAGAAAATTTGGGGGCCGAAAAAAACCATCATCAGCTTTCTATGATGGCCTTTGGTTTATATCGGGGCAATGAACTGGTGGCGGGAGAATTTGGGTCCCGGGTTGGTAAGATATATACCAGTTATTCTGGTTTTTACCGGGAAAACTCCGCGGGTACGGTCCAGATGGTTCTGACCGCCCGGTATTTGCAAGACCAGGGATTCGCCTTTTGGGATCTCGGCATGCCCCTCCCGTATAAGGATAGCCTGGGGGCCATAAATATTACCCGAGATGAATTTGTGGAACTTTTTCGTCGCTATCGAAATGCCTAA
- a CDS encoding peroxiredoxin → MEPQNFHMPLLGDDFPEITVQTTQGVLNLPKDLKGSWFVLFSHPADFTPVCTTEFVAFQDVAGEFEKLGVKLIGMSVDQVFSHIKWVEWIKEKLGVQITFPVAAANDAIANKLGMLHPGKGTNTVRAVFVVDPEGKVRLVLYYPQEIGRNIDEVLRAVKALQVSDKNGVAVPANWPNNRLIKDRVIIPPPKTVQDATERLKKYEGYDWWFCHKSL, encoded by the coding sequence ATGGAACCACAAAATTTTCACATGCCCCTCTTGGGAGATGATTTTCCCGAGATAACCGTTCAAACAACCCAGGGGGTATTGAATTTACCGAAGGATCTTAAAGGATCCTGGTTTGTTCTTTTTAGTCACCCCGCCGATTTTACGCCCGTATGTACCACCGAATTCGTAGCATTTCAGGATGTGGCCGGTGAGTTTGAAAAACTAGGGGTAAAACTCATTGGGATGTCCGTGGATCAGGTGTTTAGCCACATTAAGTGGGTGGAATGGATTAAAGAAAAGCTGGGTGTTCAAATTACCTTCCCTGTGGCCGCAGCGAACGATGCAATTGCGAATAAGTTAGGCATGTTACATCCTGGCAAAGGGACCAATACGGTTCGGGCCGTTTTTGTGGTAGACCCCGAGGGGAAAGTACGTCTTGTTCTTTACTATCCTCAGGAAATTGGCCGGAATATTGATGAGGTCCTGCGGGCAGTAAAGGCCCTCCAGGTTTCTGATAAAAATGGCGTGGCTGTTCCCGCCAACTGGCCCAATAACCGGCTTATTAAGGATCGGGTTATTATTCCACCGCCTAAGACTGTCCAGGATGCGACAGAACGACTCAAGAAGTATGAAGGCTATGATTGGTGGTTCTGTCATAAAAGTTTATAA